TATATGTTAGACACTATAGGTAGTACGTGGCTTTATATGACTTCTTAGTTTTGAAAGATGTGTTAAAAAGGACACATGTATCGTAGTTATCGGTTATCCGTTGTCAGTTGTCAGTCAGAATCGCAAGCACAGCGCGTTCTACAAGAAGCAGCTTTCGGAAAAGAACAATATTATCCGAAAATCGGACCTTGAGAATTCGCTTGTATTGATAGCGGATTTTTGATAGCATGTAATTCTCGTAAGATTTACGTCAATTTGATTTAAGGGTTGTCAACCGTCAGCATTGTCCCGCAAGTCTCCCACACGCGGCTTGCATCGCAATCAGTAAATGGGTGTGGCAGTTGCAAATTATCTTACTGCCGCAAATTGCTCTTTACTGATAGCCGACAGCCGATGGTTTCCGATAGCCGATAAAAAGGTAAAACAGATGGCAGACAAAACATATCGTGTTGGAATTATTGGATGCGGTGGCATGGGGCGTTCCCATGCGAATAATTGGATGAGTACAGGTCGTGCCGAGGTTGTCACGGCTTCAGATATCAGCGAAGAATCCGCCGAGCAATTTGCAGAAGAGTTTGGACTGCAAACGCGCTATACCGATTTCGGTGAAATGTGCGAGAAAGAGGATTTGGACATCGTTAGTATTACAACGTGGCAGAGCGTCCGTGCCGAACCGACGATCGCTGCTGCGGAGAACGGTGTACTCGGCGTTATTACCGAAAAACCGATGGCGGCTTCGGTTGGCGATGCACAGGACATGATGGATGCCTGTGACAAACACGACGTGAAGTTAGTCGTTGGACATCAACGGCGTTTCAGCCCCCAAAATTGCGAGGCGCGCCGCCTCATCCAAGAAGGGGCAATCGGTCAACCGCAGGCGATGCTCCGTCGTGATGGACACGGGCTTTTGAACCGTGGCACCCATGAAATCGACGAAATGCGCTATATCCTCGGTGATCCCGATCCGTTATGGCTCATCGGTCAAGTCGCACGCAAAACCGATCGCTGGGAACGTCGGGTCAGAACTGAAGACCTATGTATGGCGGAAATCTGCTTTGAAAACGGTATCCGCGGCATATACGAAAGCGATTTACCGGAACCTGTCCTCCGAGGTGATGTCGTCTACGGGGACGATGGACAGCTCCGTCGTGGTGAAAACGGGACGATCGAACTCCTCAACAGCAAAGCCGCTGGCTGGCAGGTCATTGAACCCCGCCAAGGTGAACCGAATCAATTTGATGAAATGTTAGCATGGATTGAAGGTGATGTCGATGAACACCGCAATGCTGGCAGACATGGGCTCTGCACGATAGAAATCTTGATGGCGATTTATGAATCGTTGCGCCTCCAAGACGTTGTTACGTTCCCGTTAAAAACGCGACCCAACCCGCTTGATCTTCTCGTTGAAGGTGGAAAGTTACCCGTATTTGTTGAGGGACGCTACGATATCCGGGCACCATTCCCAGAAGAGAAAAAATAACTGAGTGGCAGTCAGCAGTCGGCAAATTAGCCATCAGCAATCGGCAATCGGCAATCAGCAAAGACGCAAGCGTTACAGAACGCCGCTTTTCTTTATTTTCACTGCGAAGCATGCTGAAAGGGTTGCGTAGCAACCCGACCTGACTGCTGACTGCCATTCTTTACCGATCGCTGAAAGGTTTTTTCGCAAGAAAAAACTGGGGAAACACCCTATCAAAAACACCTGATTGCTGACTGCCACTCAAACGAAGCCCTTTTTTCCTGACCGCTGATTGCTAATTCTCTGATAGCCGATTGCTGACTGCTGACTGCCATTTTTAGCAATCTACGTCTTTTCCTTCGCTTCCGTAGACGTCCATCCGTTCCTGTGTTGTGATCTCTCCCACACTCGCCGGTTTGTAATGGAGTTGTAGCGCGCGTCGTCGCTGTTCCGATTGGTTGACAGGGCTTCCGTGATGGGTCAAACCGTGCCAGAAAAGACATCCACCCGGCTTCAGCGGAACCATCGTGTCCCGCGCAACTGGCACATCTGTATCGCAAATCTGCCAATCTCGGCGCTTGAAATGGATCATCGGTCCTTCGTTATTTGAACCCGGAATGACGTGCAAACATCCGTTTTCAGGCGTGGCTTCATCTAAGGCGATCCATACGCCGACAACCGTTGTCCCTTCCGGTAGGTTAAAATAGGCGCAATCCTGATGCCACGGCTTTTCGGAACCGTGACGCGGCGGTTTGACGA
This sequence is a window from Candidatus Poribacteria bacterium. Protein-coding genes within it:
- a CDS encoding Gfo/Idh/MocA family oxidoreductase, whose amino-acid sequence is MADKTYRVGIIGCGGMGRSHANNWMSTGRAEVVTASDISEESAEQFAEEFGLQTRYTDFGEMCEKEDLDIVSITTWQSVRAEPTIAAAENGVLGVITEKPMAASVGDAQDMMDACDKHDVKLVVGHQRRFSPQNCEARRLIQEGAIGQPQAMLRRDGHGLLNRGTHEIDEMRYILGDPDPLWLIGQVARKTDRWERRVRTEDLCMAEICFENGIRGIYESDLPEPVLRGDVVYGDDGQLRRGENGTIELLNSKAAGWQVIEPRQGEPNQFDEMLAWIEGDVDEHRNAGRHGLCTIEILMAIYESLRLQDVVTFPLKTRPNPLDLLVEGGKLPVFVEGRYDIRAPFPEEKK